In a single window of the Bacteroidales bacterium genome:
- a CDS encoding fibronectin type III domain-containing protein, translating to MKKQFFLVWVALFLNAYSQNVGISNSVIVPDPSAILELRSTTGGLLIPRMTTAQRNAITSPAHALLIYNTTSNCYEWWNANLSQWLSFACECTVPQQPNALPATNITSNSFHAQWSAVPGATGYYIDVAYNSTFTNFVSGYNNYNAGNNTWILLSGLPCNRNYYYRVRAYNSCGTSANSGTITVYVPCKGSCYTLGRSGDDVGTAMINTLDGGYLLMGRTNSSGFGSNDNLMMKLDHNFNISWSKVIGGTASDEGLSMIATQLSDQNFFGAGHTYSFGAGGLDFFIYKFTPTGQRLWSYTIGASSNDFTYGASAVLDDGSVVWGGSMAAVGPGLQDAVIFRMDNNGNISTSLYFGGTHNEGCEAICKTSDGGYIIAGNTWSFGAGNQDGYVAKFSSANTLQWAKAYGGPGNERFWSMKPTNDLGYILCGYTDSYGVGSFDVWVLKIDGSGNLQWARTIGGPSSEEGYHVIPTNDGGYLVVGYTNSFGAGGQDAYVVKLSSTGALNWTKTIGGTGNEWFQTVILNNSTGEYIALGTTNSFGSGGNDILLVRLDPNGNICTDCESGSGGNLTTSAPTVNNFTPTTGTPAYTRQANGNDATFFSDFRIRCNY from the coding sequence ATGAAAAAACAGTTTTTTTTAGTATGGGTTGCATTATTTTTAAATGCTTATTCCCAAAATGTTGGCATCTCTAATAGCGTAATTGTGCCAGACCCGAGTGCAATTCTTGAGCTCAGATCCACCACAGGTGGACTTCTAATTCCTCGCATGACCACAGCACAACGCAATGCCATCACCAGTCCAGCTCATGCATTGCTTATCTACAACACAACATCCAATTGCTATGAATGGTGGAATGCTAATTTGAGTCAATGGCTATCTTTTGCATGTGAGTGTACTGTTCCACAACAACCCAACGCACTCCCCGCCACCAATATCACAAGCAACTCTTTCCATGCTCAATGGAGTGCCGTGCCTGGCGCTACTGGCTACTATATTGACGTGGCTTATAATTCAACGTTTACCAATTTTGTATCAGGATATAATAATTATAATGCCGGCAACAACACATGGATTCTCTTATCAGGATTGCCCTGCAACAGAAACTACTATTACAGAGTAAGAGCATATAACAGTTGTGGCACAAGTGCAAATAGTGGAACTATTACTGTATATGTTCCTTGCAAAGGTTCCTGCTATACCCTCGGACGCTCTGGAGACGATGTAGGAACTGCTATGATCAACACCCTTGATGGTGGATACCTGCTGATGGGAAGAACAAATTCCTCAGGTTTTGGCTCTAACGATAACTTAATGATGAAATTGGATCATAATTTCAATATTTCATGGTCTAAAGTTATAGGTGGTACAGCATCTGACGAAGGCTTGAGCATGATAGCAACTCAATTATCGGATCAAAATTTTTTTGGAGCAGGACATACTTATTCCTTCGGAGCAGGAGGTTTGGATTTTTTTATCTATAAATTCACCCCCACGGGACAAAGGCTTTGGTCCTATACAATTGGAGCTAGCTCAAATGATTTTACCTATGGTGCAAGTGCAGTTTTAGATGACGGTAGTGTTGTCTGGGGAGGATCTATGGCAGCAGTCGGACCTGGGCTACAGGATGCAGTTATTTTTCGAATGGATAACAATGGAAATATTTCAACATCTCTTTACTTTGGTGGAACGCATAATGAAGGTTGTGAAGCCATTTGCAAAACATCAGATGGTGGTTATATTATAGCAGGCAATACCTGGAGTTTTGGAGCTGGCAATCAGGATGGTTATGTTGCGAAATTCTCATCCGCAAACACCTTGCAATGGGCTAAAGCGTACGGTGGACCTGGAAATGAGAGATTTTGGTCCATGAAACCAACTAACGATTTAGGATACATTTTGTGTGGTTATACAGATAGTTATGGTGTTGGATCTTTCGATGTGTGGGTGTTAAAAATTGATGGATCTGGAAATCTTCAATGGGCAAGAACCATTGGAGGACCATCGTCCGAAGAAGGTTATCATGTTATCCCTACCAACGATGGAGGCTACCTCGTGGTTGGTTATACCAATTCATTCGGCGCCGGGGGACAAGATGCCTATGTTGTTAAGCTTTCCTCAACTGGAGCTTTAAACTGGACTAAAACTATAGGTGGAACAGGAAATGAATGGTTTCAAACTGTCATTTTAAATAATTCAACAGGAGAATACATTGCCTTAGGTACTACCAATTCATTCGGCTCAGGAGGCAATGATATTCTCCTTGTCCGGCTTGATCCTAATGGTAATATTTGTACCGATTGTGAATCAGGATCTGGTGGAAACCTTACAACCAGTGCACCAACTGTGAACAACTTTACACCTACCACCGGTACTCCTGCCTACACTAGACAAGCAAACGGAAACGACGCTACATTTTTCAGCGATTTTAGAATTCGCTGTAATTACTAA